From Candidatus Anaeroferrophillus wilburensis:
CCTTTCCTCTTGCAACTACCGATGCAGCGCCGCGTAACTCCAAAAAGGGAATAGAGTACAACGGCTCACTATCGAGCCTTAGGGGAAATTACTAAAACATTGTCTTATGGATGTCAAGAAAAAAAACGATATTTTATTTTAAACTTGACTTGCACACTTTATCACAATATTATCCAGGTATAGCAATCTTTCAATACCACATACAACCTGTTGATATCACAGAGTATAACAGAAAACATTCAGGATGGATAATGAACCGGATTACCAGCGAAACAGCAATTTACGGCATTATGGGCAACCCGCTGCACCACAGCCTGTCGCCCCGCCTCCACAATGAGGTCTTCCAGCGCCACAATATAAATGCGGTTTATCTGGCCTTCCCGGTGGCGGCCGGCGGGGTGGCGGCAGCGGTGGCCGGCCTCAAAGCCCTGACGATCAGCGGCATCAATGTCACCATCCCCCACAAGGAGGCGGTCATTCCCCATCTGGACCGGGTGGATGAAACCGCCCGGGCAATCGGGGCGGTCAACACCATCACCCGCCGCGATGGACAGCTGGTGGGCAGCAACACCGACTGGCAGGGTTTTGCCGACTCGCTGACCCACTTGGGCTTCGATCCGGCCGGCAGGCAGATTGTTCTGCTGGGCTGCGGCGGTTCGGCGAGGGCGGTGATCTATGCCCTGGGCAAAAAAAACTGTAAAGGAATCATGATCTACAACCGAACACAGGAAAAAGCGGCGGCCGTGGCTGAACATTTTTCAACCCTCTTTCCCGCCACCCGGATCAGCGTCCGGCCCCTGGCCGATTTTTCCCGTGCCGGCGGCCGGCAGCCGATGCCGATCATTATCGACACCCTGCCCGGCCCGGTATCCTTCACTGCACCGCCGGCAGCCGACCAGACCGGTGAGGCGACACTCTATTATCCGATCAGCTACGGTGCCGGCGCCAGAGGCAAACAGTGCCCCGCCGACTGGCAGCGGGTTGACGGCCTGGCAATGCTGGTCTTCCAGGCCTGCCGGAGTTTCTCCCTGTGGTTCGGCAGGCGTTTCTCCGCCACCCAGGCAGCCGCTTTCTACGGTGAAATGCTGGCTGATCTGCAAACGGCGAACGAGCCTGACCCCGGCGGGCATCCTGAAACAGCTTTTTTCGCCAGCAGGGATATCAAGGAACGGTAAAAAGCTTAGGAAACCGGATGGCACCATAACAACTCCTGATGTGAGGCAAGCAAAACCTGAGGAATACGGCGGCCGGCCAGTACGCCCAGTGACGAGGG
This genomic window contains:
- a CDS encoding shikimate dehydrogenase, giving the protein MNRITSETAIYGIMGNPLHHSLSPRLHNEVFQRHNINAVYLAFPVAAGGVAAAVAGLKALTISGINVTIPHKEAVIPHLDRVDETARAIGAVNTITRRDGQLVGSNTDWQGFADSLTHLGFDPAGRQIVLLGCGGSARAVIYALGKKNCKGIMIYNRTQEKAAAVAEHFSTLFPATRISVRPLADFSRAGGRQPMPIIIDTLPGPVSFTAPPAADQTGEATLYYPISYGAGARGKQCPADWQRVDGLAMLVFQACRSFSLWFGRRFSATQAAAFYGEMLADLQTANEPDPGGHPETAFFASRDIKER